CGTCACTTGCAAGGGTAACACCAGACATTATCTCTCGATACGTAAGGATAAAGaccggttcacatttatctgtcgtgttgtgtcgtgacgcatcagaacggtatcggtgtcatatacattttatatggttgcgttcacatttgtctgatgcagtgtgttgtgacaaATGGTAGTGGTAGTgtggagagagagagagagagagagagggagagagagacagacagcatcacgacacaacacgacaaataaatgtgaaacaCCAATTTGACTTAATTttctttatctacatgcatatcataacttccctattatatgttcagaaacaactatcaaatggcctttattaagaaacctggtatctgcgggtgcatcttaatgtttacattaaagtatcggtaatactttttttaacaatgcatatctgtacatattatagaaaacttatgacatgcatgtagctaataattattattcaaagtcagtcacagtcaaagtcaaagtcaaagtcaaaatacaggccatatctgaacatgttatagaaaacttatgatatgcttgtagataaagttatgtatgcggctatacataattaggcattaaaacactcgtactttaatgcctctcattatgcaccagccacattcttaaataactattttggGCAGCATCAAAGAATTTATACACAAAGGACAAAGAAAACGCAACAATATCTTTCAAGAGGAACTGTCTACCCAATACACTTATTAGCGACTCTGCAGGGTGGCATGGCAACCAACTGAGAGCGCCCGATGTGACCTAATAATTGCAAACACGAGTAATCTAGAGTAGCAGAATATTATagcttttgttaattttgtcCACCAGTCGAATTTTAATTCGACTTCTTTATCTTTGTACGAGTATTATTAACAACACTTCGGAATATTTCTACCACTTCGGAAAGGTATTTTCGGTTGATTTAAAAAACGTACTACTCTCATAGTGaaccatttatatttatttaaatatacgtACGTTAATTATGAAACACTACAACTGTAACGCAAACCTGACACAGCTTTAATCCCATGTCAAGTTTTATGTACAAATAAATGTCGAATAgttaggaaaaataattcttgtttCACAACATATTACCATAAAAAATTGATACAAATAATAGGTTGTccacgagctttgtggtgaagaaacacatcgtgagaaaacctgcacaaacctgcgaagctattcaatggtgcgtgagaAGTTCGTGAGAagaatccgcactggacccgcgtgggaactatggcccaagccctcttgttctgagaggaggcctgtgctcagcagtgggacgtatataggctgggatgatgatgaataggttGTCAGTGTCACTGACAAATATCACGTTGGTGAAACAGGGCCCTGGTAGATACGCAGCCTAACAAGAGTCCACGCCTTTCAGATCTGCTTACAGACGACATAACCAAGGCCTCGACATGCGCGAAAAAGATCTTCAAACGGCACGGCTTCTTGGCGTGGTACGGCTGGCGCAACCACTGCCAGAACAAACCGCTGCCCGACATCAGCTCCTGCTAACCTTATTATGTATTTGCAATAAAGCAATGTTTAGGTGAAGCCAGTGACGCTAGTGCCCGTCACTATACAAGCCAGCGCTGGCCTGGCCCGTGTTGCACAGATGTGTCCAATTGGAGTCATTATTGTATTATTCTTGTGGTGTGCACACGTGGGGGTTGCGGGACACACGGGCATGCTGGCTTGAAAAATAGGCCGGCGCTTTATTCCCGCCAATGCCGACAGTTTATACAAGGCCAATAACAAGCCAGCGCTGGTTGCCACTTGCCACTGCGGCTTCGTCTAAACCTAGCTTTCTCGGGCCTTCACCTGTAATATAACAATGTatattgttaattaaataaactataagggttcattACGCGTCCCGTAGTGAGTTCATGTTCTGGattcaataaaaattgtaaCCAGCAGTTCTTAAACTTCATTGGCAACGAAACCCTTTTGGAAAACTAAATCCCACTAAAAATTAATTCATGTAAAATTGGCGGTCAATACATGCCATCTGATAAAATAGTGTCTGTTCCCGCCACGCGGCACGACTAACCATTCATCTCCTGAATCATTCGCTCACTCACTCATTAGGAGCGCGGCGCGAGCTACTATTCTTGTAATCTGTGCAGTCAAGTAATCGACGCTGTCGCGAGAGATCATATCATTCGCTCCGCTCTGCGCTCGCTTAGCTCGATATATGCTACCTACCGGCCGGTACTAGAACTTGTGAAAGTGCGACAGTGCAGTGTCAATCCAGCTCAGTCCTCAGAGAAAGGACTACCATCAGCTCATCTCCGTTTCGCGGCGTTATCGCTGCGGAAGCCAGTTCTAACGTAAGTCCTTTCCCATTTCTCCCACTTTCTCACTCATCGTCGTATGTAAGCCCCCAGCGCCTACAGTGTCCGAGCCTTATATCATCGAAGAGATCAAGTTTACTTGACTCCGTTAGCTTGGACATGGACACCTCTAAAGGATATATCGtcttaatttaatttgcttGTAAACTCGTTTGTGTGCAATAAATAAGACTAGGTATTTCCCCCGGGATATCACGACTGCAGCGGCGTTGTCACCCAATAAGCACAATAGAATCGAGTTAGTTTTAATTGAGTGCTCGTCTATATCCTGGGGCTAGAGCTAGAGACCTACTGTGTGGACTTGtcgatactttttttttttatacgactggacggcaaacgagcaagtgggtctcctgatggtaagagatcaccaccgcccataaacatctgcaacaccaggggtattgcagacgcgttgccaacctagaggcctaagatgggatacctcacgtgacagtaatttcaccggctgtcttactctccacgccgaaacacaacagtgcaagcactgctgcttcacggcaggattagcgattACTTTCGGCACTGGTTACAATTTAAGTCGAAATCGAAActtattgtaaaattttaattggtaaaatgttcatttttttgttttttttatacatacacAGATATGAACAGAAAAAGACACGACTAATTATGTAAAAGTGTATATTGAATAACAAGTGCATAAAAGACgccattttacccaagccgCGGGCGAGAGTTTATAGTTAAGTCGAGggtgaaatgttttttttttaattcaactggatggcaaacgagcaagtgggtctccttatggtaagacatcaccaccaaccaggggtattgcagatgcgttatcaaccaagaggcctaagatgggatacctcaagtgccagtatcctttttattattttgattcgatttattaatataaaaagacgaattagttataaaaaagcaaaaaaattaaTGTGTTTTTGCGTTTATTTTATACAGTGAATTATAATTCTGTACGCCTATTTCTGGGTAAAAAGTAGAAATTCAGACTAGTTGTAAGGTCATTttatgcacattttttttattatgagagtgaggaaaacgagcaagcgggtcatctgatggcaaatgatcaccgctgcccatgagtactaacaaataaatagatgagtcatatacttacctagaagCAAAGTCAGCAAAGCAACATCCACATTTTTACTGTAGCAATAGCAACTTAAGTACTTTACTTTAGGAGATGCTGCATGaagggtaaataaaaaaaatcttctgtACGTTTTTCACATGAAGTGGATGATGTTGACTTTGCTACTAACTAGCACTAAGTATATGACTcaaatacaatatacatatcGCATTGACAAGAAACTCTTCGTGTCAACTTTCAGAGCACCAAAAAGGTGGCCTTGGATACGTTGCTTTTATGCCCAAGACGGTACTGCTTTCAAGATTTGTTTACATAGCTATCAATGGAGCTAGTAATAGGGTATTAAAATGCACTGGGAATAAACGTGGGCACGTTGACTCGATACTGTAAAATGTTTTGATGGGGGTACTTTCATATTTAGTTCTACCCTGTTGGTTGATCATGTGTCCCGAGTAAGAGGGGGTGGGTTTAATGAGGGGAGCAACCGTCAGAACGGCTAGCACCCATAGTGGGATAGGTGGGAACACACTATAACAAGTGTattcccactagttccattgacagtactattataGGGGTGGTGGGTGAGGTGTGCTATCGACAGATAGGATCATTCGATATCCGCAATGactctatatttttattattaaaattactaaaatttatttacgGAGGAAacacatattaagaaaaaataaacataaataaaacttaattatgAACTAACTACTAACATTTTTAGCCACTATTAAAAACCTTAGCTGGATTATGGGATAGTTGGCGAGATCACGCGGTTTGGTCCGCGCTTACAATaatgttaggtaggtacatttgagATTATCTAACACAGTTTCATATTAATAAACATAACCACGTCAATTATAATAGATAACTACAGCTTGATACTTCAACCTGTTCTTGaggaaaagggtcttgacagaagGACTACAAAATTATCCTATAgggttaatattttttgcttttgaATTTTGCAAACTTAGCGAGAATCCAACTGTTACAGTGATACGTCACTTAACGTGTCTGAGGGCGCTTGTACTAAGAAGCCAACAAATCGTTCAATAGCATCTGAAAGTAGTTTCCGGTGGTGAAGGGTAAATATTTTCGTTAGGACCAAAGGAACACCGACCATAAAGCGTCTAGGTACCTTCAGAGCtagttcccacttgtcggatgtcgggcccggattttaatcggatgttccaGTGGCAGAGCATTTGACATGAAGCTATTCATACTTCAGACAccgattttctatagaaatgaccGATTCCAACACGAAACGGGCTCTGTTTTGGCTTACACTAGGTTACCTTTTTAATCCCTGAACCAAAAAGaacggtgttataagtttgaccccaATGTCTGTAACGTACCTAATTTAACTCTTTGCTAACATTAACATGCTTTTTAGCCGGAGATTCGATACGCTTAAACTTTTCCTTGTTAACCACGTCTAAGTTTTAAGCTACTTAATCACCTAATCGACGCCTTGCTCGGAAGTGGTGAAGAACTCCGAGTTAACTTAAGGGGCCTTTAACTTATgattaaagcagcgtttccaccagagatgtgcgaggatgtgttgcgaggaatgtgtttttcattaaccaatagaaacgcttcaattACCTATCCTGCGCACAGCATAtccctggtggaaacagctgagtggagcgagTGAGTAAATGAAGCTTTgctattggttcacgaaaacatattcttcgcaacacatcctcgcacatctctggtggaaacggagcttAATTTTTGACTAAATGGGTGAAAATTCACCTCTCAGTTAAACATCAAACAGAGggtcgctggcagcggatggatgcgaggggctgaaaacagagtgttgtggcgcgccatggaagaggcctatgtccagcagtggactgctgtgggctgatgatgatgatgatgagttaaaCATACAAGTCGATGTGTAAATTCACATGATTTGCTAAATATAGGATAATAACAATACATGTAAATAGACCATGATGACCGCGGCGTGAACTCAGTTTTTGTGACCGTGAGCGATCTATTAATTTCAATTTGGTAGTTTATAAAGTTAGTAGTGTGGTAGTTTGGTAGTTTATGAAGGAATAGTCACACGGATagagaaagggatgcttggatggtttgggcatgttgagaaAATGAATGAAACTAGGCTAgactataagacgagcgtgaatgggaacgttggaagaggaaggcctagacgaacgtaccacgatcaaatcgaggacgttctgaaggaaggtcgggtcaggagtactctaaaccgacgtgaatgcatgaaaagattgatgaatgtagaggaagcgagagttgtatgccagaatcgtagcaagtggaaggatgtagtctctgcctaccctgttgggaaagaggcgtgattttatgtatgtatgtgtgttttaTGGTAGTATATCTTAggatagttatttttttgttatttcgaaTAATTGTATCAATAGAATTAATGTATTTAatgcatcgacatctatgtatgcatggtgatagatgggtttgtgtgatttgtgtgtgctctTACAGAGGAGGAGGAACTgcgtgaacacacatttcttgcataaacgtagctatcataaggtcgagggtgagcaaagttatcgTTCATTACTGACTGTGTCATATTGCATGTCTTTATACTTACTTAACGATTTGATCTCGGATTTGTATCTTGTtatcgtgggaatatcgggataagcaGTAACCCATTTCCAATTTGAAaatccgaatgtaatgtttgtcggaatgatcgtttgtcataacgcttttttctctgaatccaataattgatcagaattgttataaaacaaacgtaacctatagttttctataggatgaccatttaaaaaatgggaaaaaattatgacaaacgatgattcggacaaaaatcacggtatgactagcgaagattatgcgaactttggcgcgcgCACTCGTATTTAAGTATGCTTTCTATTAATTTGAGTATCTATGTCTATCCATCCATtgcgtttattattttatatgaatgcgtttgttatattattactggtgactgtactagtacGGTCACCGGCACCACTATTAATgatcccaaaggaagaccagcgccgttcgcaagaccggcagattgctgatttgggaccatttcgtgacatgtatacttaaattattactgttgttgttttttagaaaaatatggcgctgtccattggaggacaattttgccagtgtctagctggttttgccgttgtacggtaaaattctagaaaacgaaatatgagacgtggtggatgaacgatgacagcgcgaattctttttttattattattcttatccatgtcacgtcacgtcatgtcatgtcactaataaatgttttctttccttctttctttctttcaatacccgacacagcaaagcgtgcataaatatctgatacgactctattttatagagccggtaggacgtggCAGATaattttgcatgctccgctgtgggaGATATGCTGGTGACCCTTAACAAAAACTTTGTTACTACTGTATGGTAGCGGAGTAGGTACAAACCAATATAAAAGGTACGtaaatacgtattaaattaTAGAAGGTTTGAAAATAAAcgtatataaatgcgaaaataactcTGCCTATCTGTCTGTTACCAAACTCATTGAATAGACGTCCGCAAAGAAATGCCTGAATAAAAGAATTACCTACAAGCTCTTTTGCTTAGACACAGCTTCCGTTGTAGGAATTCCCTCCTCAATACTGAAAGGGGTAGCGCCCGTTTAAATCGTTCTCGGTCGGACTGTCCCCACAGCTCGGTTAACATCTGTGGTGCAAAAAGTAGGCGAGCGCCACGCATGCGCGGTATCGAGCCACAGCGCCACGGCCACGCTGCTGCAGTCAGTCGGGCTGTGATGTCCGCCTTCGGATGGGCGCCGCGGGTTGGGCGCGCGGCGAGGCGCGCGTAGCCGACGACTCGGACTTCGAAACACTCAAGTCTCTCCTCCATTCAGACAAAGGCTGGTCCCTTGAGTACGAAAAGGACGGCGTGAAGGTCTGGGCAGAGGACGCCGCTCACGGCGCACTTCGTACAGTCAAGGTCtgtcacaaaaaaaacacttttaaaaactATCCAACCACTTGTTTGCGTTGTAATGCGAACTgtattgatttttattatacgTAAAGGTAAACATTTGTTTTGGAGCTGGAGTTTGTGATTCCAGTTTGTTTAGGACGTTTAATTCGCGTTCAAAGCAGTTGGTCATTCGCTTAATGAAAATTATGAATAGCCGTTTGAATAAGCCAAGTTTGGGCGGTTAATGTTATCCAGTTTGAAGAAACGGTAATGGCAAGAAGCGGGCGCCGGCTGCGCCGTTTTATGATCATGATTCAAATTCAAAGCGATAAAAACGATTATCCCGAATGATTTAAAGGTCGTCCGCCTCTTTAATGCTTCCTAAAGAATAAGCAGGTAGTAAACTCGGAAGATGTTTACTTTGAATTGCGTTAAAGTTGAATTTGAAATGATAATGAAGCAATGAAAATTCTGGCACAACCCTTGCGGGAGCGCTATTCGATGCCAATTTATCCTCAGGAGTGAGTGATGCGTGTACGAGATGAAATTTATATACACTGGTGACGTCAGAGACACTCTCGAGGGTATTTCAATATGTAGACGAGATTTTAGGGCTTTAGGAAGGTGCTACAGGCGGTTTTGCTAAAAGCGGGACAGCCACAGAACTAATAgtccaggcgttttcaaccttatGGTTTTatcggcacacttttcgttcatcaaagtttcacggcacaccagtaaaaagcaaagtgcgagtcggactggcgggTAGAGGGTTCTGTACCGTATACCCAATATATGTATAACAAAACGGAAAGCGGAGGCTTATTGACACCTTTAGGGATATAAATCGCACACGccacgcgtcagttgttttcgtactataTACTTTCTCATTAAAATGGCTATTCATCATTTCAATGCACCATTACAATTCGCGGCAATCGTGACACGACTGAAAAAatacgcggcacaccggttgaaaatcTTTGTAACAGTCAGTGGAATAGAAATGTTAATATTGTATTTCCTTTTAAAACACTTCTGTTACACGGCCCAAAGAGACGGCAGGATTCGTAACTCGTAAACTataaattcttcttcttctaagtcTCTTGACAGTGTCGTGGTCGTCGATTGGGGACACAAGTGAACgttcatgacaactttcttgagaaaatagtgtggtggtcCGCTAACCCTAAAACGGCAACGGACTGGCGTGACTACTAAAACGATTCAATGTGTGATTACTTTGAGATCGTGTAGAAAAAAGTGGTTTCGTAAACGGAAGCCTTATTGTTTGACACATTTGCAATCACTGTCATTTTCACTTCTTTCCGTCACatggttgactggcagagatccctgcagggataagtcctttgtacttaacacaacttttatttatgtaacctttttgtttttcctttttgtacaataaagagtataaacaaacaaacatggtataagacgagggtagaatgAAGTGAATGCCATCCTAAACGTCAGCAATACGGTCCCACTTTGACGTAGCAAGAAATACGACTTCGTCAGCAGTTGTCAAGCCTCCATTGACGTATTTTCTCTACTATATATACGATACACTTACGTAGAGACTAGATAGAGATGATAACCAACATGATAATTTTCTCTACTTATTTGAGCCGGTTCATGTATATTACAGTATATTAATTAGCTCAGCTTGTTTTGCATTTGTCGCTTTGGGATATTATACTGGGAGTTAAATGAGATACTGAGGTTTGGTTCAATTACGTATATTAAGAACCGTGTCCGGGAGACGACTAAAGGAGCGGGGCGCTAAAGCCTTATGAGGCAGGCGCGCGGGGAATACTGACCATGCTTATTGCATACATATGTGTAACCTGTCCCTATAGTCGCTGTCAAGAACGTAACAAG
This sequence is a window from Choristoneura fumiferana chromosome 10, NRCan_CFum_1, whole genome shotgun sequence. Protein-coding genes within it:
- the LOC141432207 gene encoding lysozyme-like, whose product is MNKNGSRDYGLFQINDKYWCSNTSSPGKDCNVTCKDLLTDDITKASTCAKKIFKRHGFLAWYGWRNHCQNKPLPDISSC